The Pricia mediterranea genome includes a window with the following:
- a CDS encoding T9SS type A sorting domain-containing protein: MKRIIILFAGLLLCIPFSRGQSIVSAEYFFDGDPGIGNGIALSVNDNAGQLAQEFSIPTTGLSEGFHSLYIRVNGNNGNWSLYDRSIFYVMSFTDASEPIANAEYFFDEDPGIGEGTALAVDTNSGRLVENMTIPIEGLAEGQHVLYIRVQSQSGNWSLYDQRNFGVTADALDSTVTLDETTITANLADATYQWLDCNDENSPIQGETDQSFEASESGTYAVQITKGDQTVVSACTEISIDSEPGDSEDDQDSENDQEGENDQDNDGVPDALDQCDNTSAGAVVDANGCPVFTLPADNFIITTVGESCISSNNGSIEIAAETSLPYSASLTGPNGTLNQEFSDVTVFQDLVAGAYGLCIQIDGQPDYERCFDVSLTQPEALSASSKVNAMARTLNLHLKGSQTYTITLNDEIITTSDNEITLALRKGGNTITVVGDARCQGIYEEKIVLGPGTLVYPNPIASGNLHVDLSFANLSRKADISLFNLNGALISEEERSIEQGRILLDMDGLPKGVYILSVRTDEALLNQKIIKR, from the coding sequence ATGAAACGAATTATCATTTTATTCGCTGGGTTGTTGTTGTGCATCCCATTTTCGAGGGGTCAGTCCATAGTGTCTGCCGAATACTTTTTTGATGGCGATCCAGGGATCGGCAACGGCATCGCGCTGTCGGTCAATGACAATGCGGGACAACTGGCACAGGAATTTTCCATTCCGACCACTGGCCTGTCCGAGGGCTTTCACAGTTTATATATTAGGGTCAATGGCAACAACGGCAATTGGAGTCTATATGACCGCAGTATCTTTTATGTGATGTCATTTACCGACGCCAGCGAACCTATCGCCAATGCAGAATATTTCTTCGATGAAGATCCCGGTATAGGCGAGGGAACGGCTTTGGCCGTGGATACCAATTCGGGGCGATTGGTAGAGAACATGACGATACCTATCGAGGGACTGGCCGAGGGCCAGCATGTGCTTTACATCAGGGTGCAATCTCAAAGCGGAAATTGGAGCCTCTACGACCAGCGGAATTTTGGAGTAACGGCAGACGCTTTGGATAGCACCGTCACCCTGGACGAAACTACCATTACGGCAAACTTGGCTGATGCCACCTACCAATGGCTCGATTGCAACGATGAAAATTCACCGATCCAAGGAGAAACCGACCAAAGTTTCGAGGCCTCGGAAAGTGGAACCTATGCCGTTCAAATTACTAAGGGAGACCAGACCGTGGTTTCGGCCTGTACGGAAATCTCCATTGATTCGGAACCCGGTGACAGTGAAGACGATCAAGACAGTGAGAACGATCAGGAGGGTGAAAACGACCAGGACAATGATGGTGTACCTGATGCGCTTGACCAGTGCGACAACACGTCGGCAGGGGCAGTAGTCGATGCCAATGGCTGCCCTGTTTTTACACTTCCAGCGGATAATTTTATCATCACGACCGTAGGGGAATCCTGTATTTCCAGTAATAACGGTAGTATTGAAATTGCCGCCGAAACGTCTTTACCATATAGCGCGTCGCTGACCGGTCCCAATGGTACGTTGAACCAGGAATTTTCGGATGTCACTGTTTTTCAGGATTTGGTGGCCGGCGCTTACGGACTATGCATTCAAATAGACGGGCAGCCGGACTATGAACGATGTTTTGATGTTTCGTTGACCCAGCCCGAGGCCCTATCGGCAAGTTCAAAGGTGAACGCGATGGCCAGAACGCTCAACTTACATCTTAAAGGAAGCCAAACCTATACCATTACCTTGAACGATGAAATAATTACCACCTCCGATAATGAAATTACCCTGGCTTTACGTAAAGGCGGCAATACAATTACTGTCGTAGGGGATGCCCGTTGTCAAGGCATTTATGAGGAAAAAATTGTTCTGGGTCCCGGAACGTTGGTGTATCCAAATCCCATTGCGAGTGGCAATCTTCACGTGGACCTAAGTTTTGCAAACCTATCGCGCAAAGCGGATATTTCCCTATTTAACCTGAACGGTGCCTTGATTTCCGAAGAAGAACGCAGCATTGAACAGGGCCGTATTCTTCTCGATATGGACGGATTGCCCAAGGGCGTATATATTTTGAGCGTGAGAACCGACGAGGCTTTGTTGAACCAAAAAATAATAAAACGATGA
- a CDS encoding DUF922 domain-containing protein yields the protein MDARGSAYYITVLVFLFFPLFVSAQKEEAIPWSADRKLQWSDFKGSYFKTEWAAATTATGISYAFTTTEENGRQFLEIEVRCEFYPYRSWYRPEVCDANTLGHEQLHFDIAELYARLFRKRLGEASFTSDVKDEVKAIYKQILKELIAFQNKYDRETDFSKDVRQQRLWNRTIAEELLASEQTKTPSKNDS from the coding sequence ATGGATGCTAGAGGGAGCGCCTATTATATAACCGTATTGGTTTTCTTGTTTTTTCCGCTATTTGTTTCCGCGCAGAAAGAAGAAGCCATTCCCTGGAGCGCGGACCGCAAACTGCAATGGTCCGATTTTAAGGGAAGCTATTTCAAGACGGAATGGGCCGCGGCGACCACGGCTACAGGAATCAGTTATGCCTTTACGACAACGGAAGAAAACGGCCGGCAATTTTTGGAAATCGAAGTCCGCTGTGAGTTCTACCCCTATCGCTCGTGGTACCGTCCCGAGGTCTGCGATGCGAACACTTTGGGGCATGAGCAATTGCATTTCGATATTGCGGAGCTATATGCGCGCTTGTTCCGAAAGCGCTTGGGGGAAGCAAGCTTTACATCTGATGTGAAAGACGAGGTGAAGGCGATCTACAAGCAAATCCTTAAGGAACTTATCGCCTTTCAGAACAAATACGACCGGGAGACCGACTTCTCAAAAGATGTGCGGCAACAGCGGCTATGGAACCGAACTATTGCCGAAGAGCTGCTAGCTTCTGAACAAACAAAAACCCCTTCAAAAAATGATTCTTGA
- a CDS encoding OsmC family protein, whose translation MTAKIIYDGELRTTCEHIRSGDSFKTDAPVDNNGLGQAFSPTDIVATALGSCMITVMGIKARDLGVILDGATVTITKHMASGPRRISKIEAKLNLPADVSQKHRKILENTGKTCPVLYSLHPDIEKSITFSWEL comes from the coding sequence ATGACCGCAAAAATTATCTACGACGGCGAATTGCGAACCACATGCGAGCATATCCGCTCGGGGGATTCTTTTAAGACCGATGCCCCGGTCGACAATAATGGACTGGGACAGGCGTTTTCGCCGACCGACATCGTAGCTACGGCATTGGGAAGTTGTATGATTACGGTAATGGGGATTAAGGCCAGGGATTTAGGTGTTATCCTCGATGGGGCCACCGTAACCATTACCAAACATATGGCTTCGGGTCCCCGAAGGATATCAAAAATAGAGGCCAAGCTAAACCTTCCGGCCGATGTCTCGCAGAAACACCGCAAAATTCTGGAGAATACCGGCAAAACCTGTCCCGTACTTTATAGTCTGCATCCCGATATCGAGAAGTCAATTACGTTCTCTTGGGAACTTTAG